AGACATAGATCTCACTAAATTCAATGAATGCTCAATCAGGCAGACATAGAATTTGTTTAACAACGTTATTAAATGCTGCCTTGTTAACTAATAAGCCGGTTTGGACTATTATATGCAATCAAGTCCTATAGTGTCTCTTAACGGATGTGCATGACTTGTACGTTCGACCATATTTGAAAACATTTTCTTGAGGTGTTTAATATTATTCTCAGCTAAGATCAGAGaatattattataattagacATCTTATAAATCCCATTTTGGGCTTTACTTTGCATGGCAGTGGGCTATATATTGGTAACCATTGAATTATTCTGAGTACTTTCGGTGTCTCCTAACTACCTTCTTCTAATCCACAATGAACAACAAGGCAATATGTCACACGATCAACCCACTGAATAACACAATGTGGTGGGCTCTCAAAGAAAGGGATTGACTTCCACTTGGAATCAAAGACATGCAAATaaagttaaatatattttcaaaaatgaaCCACATTTCCCCTCAAATCTAACTATGCCCAGTACCAGGTAATTTTCATCAGGTAATCAAATTAAAGAAGCACTATCTAGGATGCAGATACATTTCTGTTGATGGCAAGTTTAGTACATAGAAATGCTGGGCAATTCACTCCATGGCTGGCAGAAAATAGCACTTTCAAACTTAGCGGCGGCGCCTATGGATTATTAAGAAATGTTCCACAAGATGGGAAGCAAGATGCAGAAGAAATCAAGTGAAAGATCAAGTGATGTTGCGCCCCTCACATAAATCATCACTAGACTATAGAACACGTCCAACTCCcaaccacagcagcagcaggatgcCACCGAGTTACCTAAACACTTTATTAGTTGGCCAAACATACTAAAACTGTGAACTGATATCAGTTACAAATACAGGAAAATTTATAATTAAATGCGTTCTTAAGCATCGTTCGTTTCTAATGTGTAAACATGCCAGGaaaccaaaaaagaagaagaagaagaagaagaagaagaagaagaagaagaagaggcagAGTGGCAGAAGACACCATGGATGCGAAGGACCTGAGGTAGAATGGTAGATACCAGTGACATTTATCAGTTTCCATTTGTGCCCAGCTGGCTCGGGTACACAAAGGGCCCTCTTCGCTCTCCTTGGCCATAACCTAATGACAATCTCAAAGGGCAAAATTGCCATATCCTCCTAATACATCATCCCCTTACTCCTACAACCACAATATACAGATTAACCATACACCATCTCTAAAATGACAACTGTAATTCCAATcctgccctcctcctccgcgctctCGGCGACGCAGTCAGCTCGCCGTCCCACAGCCTCACTACGCTGCCGTCGAGCGCCGCCATGTCGAGGTGCCGGTACCACCCCAGGTCGCCCCTCCGCCTCACGgccatctccctctcctcccacggcggcaccgccaGGGCCGTCGCCGCCCTTCTTCTCTCCGGCGCTGACGACGTCCTCCTCAGGaccgcctccacctcgccgtcgaccccctcgtcgtcgtcctcgtcctcgtccgcgCATTTCCAGACGCCGTCCACCACTCCACCGTCGTCGCCTCCGGAAACACCGTAGTACGCGGTGAACCGGACCTTGGACGGCGTGCTCGGCTCTGGCTCGCTCCGGGACGCCGGCTGCGGCTCGTCAACGGCGGGCGACGGATGGGCCGCTTGCGGGACCTGCAGCTtttcgccgacgacgacggcgctggCTCTGCGGACGCCGGCGCCGACCGCGCGGATGCGCCagaggccgacggcggcggcgagcgcggcgacgaGCCAGGCGTAGtagagcgaggcggcggcggccgccgctgcggggAGGGAGTAGAGGCGGAGCGCGATGGCGTCCGCGGGCACCATGTCGAGGAGCTCCATTCGCGGCGTGGCGATGATGGTAGGGGGAGCTCCCGGCTGTTGTTGGAGACTGggggcagagagagagagagagagagagagagagagagagagagagagaggaggaggtggggggATGATGACCCTGGTGTGGAGGAGTGGGGGTGGGTTCGGGTAAACGGGTGGGAAGCGTATATATATAGGTGACGGGGCGGGAAAGACGGCATTGGTGAACTGCCTGGAAATATTGCAGGCTTCACCTGCACACCTAAGCATTTTTGCAGTTTTTAATTTGCATTTCGATTTGTTCCAATTTAGTCAGCAGccaagtatttttcttctgattATTGAGACTCGTTTTGAGGTCAAGATTAGCTTGCACCTAAGAAATAATTTGATGCAGATATACAAGAGGGTAGGGATGACGCAAATGCGATTGTCTGTCGTTCTCAGCaagttattttaaaaaaaactctcaCCAAGTTAAGTTGGACAAGCGCTGGCTTATGCACCCCCGAGAAAAATGCTCAAATATTAGAGCATCAAGGATTAGTTTGGAAACTCAAATCCTCTTAGAATCCTTAATTTTCACAGGGTGAGCACTCAGGGATGACATTTGAACAAAGACATTTAGTTCTGGATTGGAGGTTTTCTTTCCCTCGGTTAGGTTTAGCTCCCTCTTGCTTCCAAATTAGGCCCAATTATTGCTAATATGCTCATGTAGACTAATAAATTGTACCGTCCTCTATTATTCAgttcttctttttttgagaTGATTATTTAGCTTATGATCTTTATGATTAGATGTTTAGTAGAGTTGAGGTACGGAACCATTCGATCGCACTGACCGCTGTTAGCAACTAACAGAACCGAACAAAGCATTTGTCAGAATGTAATTTCCATTTCATAAGCAGAAATGCAACAGATGCCGAGGTGCTCGCGTGTAAAAAGACGCGCAGGCATGCTGGGAATCGAGCTCGGGAGATGCCGGGTTAAGAAAGATACCGGCCGGCTGGGAAGAAaccccggacgccgccgccagcgTGACAGCGCCGTTTCTCCCAGCTCGCGGTGGGCGCGGGGACGCGTGCTCTCCCGATCGCATCTCGCGGGCCTGGGATGGATCTACTTCGTGGCTCTCAGATGAGACGTGGCCCCTCCACCGGGGGTATATGTATATATCTATCTGTAAATCTTGATGCATGAGTCACGCACAGGCTAAATAAATATATTGCCGGGCAGAGTGATTCAAGACCATGGTTAAAATAAGGTGGTAAAGATGAAATTTGTTGACCAATATTTGCATCGACCTCCTTCGTCTAGCTCTCCGGGTACGGTTATTTGCGGCAGCTGGGGGATCATCAGATATTTCAGATGTGACAGCAGCAGGATCAGTTGGTTGTTCCGGCGTGGCAGAGAGGTCGGTCTTGCACGCCCGAATCTGTGGCTGTGTGGCAGAGAGGAACTCTGCGGCGGGCGGGCGCCATGCCAGCGACggccccgtccgccgccgccgccgccgccgcggcctatGGATTTGATTCGATTCGATCCGTGTccacagcagcagcgccgcgttGTGCCGAACGAAACTACCATGGGGGGCAAGGCAAAAGGGTTCGAATGCCGTGCCATGGCTGTGCAGCCGTTCCGATGGAAAGTTCGGTACCGCGAGCAAGCTGCACGGGCACGCCGTGGTTTGTCCTGGCTTCCATTCACCGGCTCGTGCTGCCGCTCCAAGTCGCAAGTCGCAACAGACCGAACGTTCACCACGGTGTACGTCGCTGCAGAAGCCTTGATTGGGGAGCTGGTTATATCCATCCGGAAGGTAGGCGAGCTACCACCCGATCCAACGGCCAGCTAACCATGTTTAGTAGGTAGGCTCAGCGCTAGCTAGCGTTCTGATGTCGAGCTCCGTCGTTGCGTAGTCCACCACGTAGGCACGGGGACTCGCTACTCCATCGGCATGGTAGGCTAGCTAGTTTCTCCGCCCTGCGGCCAGTCACTGCACCAGCGTTcccgaattttttttattttaatcctttttaatataatattttaataataacccGTGTAGATCTAAATTTCCAAGAACTAGTCTTTTTGGTCGCGCCAAGCCCCGTGGCGCGACTCACTGAAGGGTCACGCCACATGCTCCGGCgcgaccgagctggcacgcgTGTGCCAGCGGGCCTGACATGGcaaggctgagtcgcgccatgcgccgtggcgcgactcagtcTAATATAGGTCCACCCGGCCAGcctgctcttcctcctcctcccattctTTTTTCTTCCGCTCCCCACTCGACCCGACCTCCATGGcgccgcctctctctctctcttcccctctAGATTCACTCCATCCTCCACCCGATTCGAAGAAAAAATGAAGGAAAACCGATCCTTAAAGATAACTCCTCCATTCTAACCAATTCGTTTTCCACCGTTTCGCCGATCTCCATCACTGCCTCCAGATCCAGAGGCGTCCCATCAATGGCCGTTGCTGCACGCCCAGCGCCACTCGTCCCCAGCCGCGGCCGCCTAGGACCCGTCGCCGTCCCTGAACGCGGCCGCGCCGGTGCTTCTCGTCCCCAACAATGGTCGCGCGGCACCTGATGCACTTCCGTGCGACCGGCAGGCCAGGCCTGCGGCCGTGCTGGTGCCGCCCGTCCCCACCACGCTATACTCTGCGAGGGTGCCGGCCCCCGCCCAGGCGCAAGGAAGGGCGGTGCCCCTCCTCGGCCCACCCGCTGCTCCCGGTATGTCCCTCTTCGCCAACCATCCACTGTCCCGGAGCTCGGGACCACCCGTAGGTTGCCGCCCCTGCTTAGGCTGCTTTCTATGGCTCTCCTCTCCCGCCGGTTTATGACGTTTTCATGTGCCTGGAATCATGCTTGTGTGCGGCATCGTCGAAATCTACTACTTGTTCTACTTTGCCATCATAACTGCCAATTACGATGACTCTGGCCTGATAACAAACACATAGCTAGTGCCTTATTAAGTGACTACTGTACTACTCTCATAGTCTCATTGTACCCAGCCAATTTGCATCTCACGAAGTGTAGTCAAATGCACTAAGCTGCAACAAAGGCTGTGAACTACTACCCTGTTCTAAATTGTAGTTCACTTTaattttgtcctaagtcaaatttcACTTATTATGATCAAGTTTATAGAAGAATGAAGCAGTATTTACAACATCTAGTTAGTTAAATCTTCATGAAATATGTCCAGATAGTGTAGTTATTTTGTACCATCTTGtgttaatatatttatatataaaacTTGATCCAACATCAAAGTTACACTAGTTGACttagaataaaactaaagtgaaCTATAATTAGAACATTGGGGTACAAACCATttcctttgtttcttttttgaTCCAACACTACTCTACTTGCATCGATGACTTGGCTAATAATAAATTGATGATAATGAAGCCATGTAATCTGTCCATAATATGGTACTTGAATGATGTAAGGTTATTAGCAATATTTTTACATGTCTGATTTATTTAAACTTATGTGTTACCTTTGACCCCGACCAGATTTGGCCCAGACCAAATTTTTGCTAACTAGTCACACCAAGATAAATGGTGTGACTCCTGATAACTGAAAAGAGTATGAAAATAAAACATAACAACAACTTGGAAAGCAAACATAGTAAAGGAAGTGCTAGGCCGAGTTTAGCTTCTTATAAGGAAATCAAGACCAAAACATCTATCATTTAAAAAATTGATCTCCACGGCATTACAAACCTGAAATAACACCACACTGATAATCTTGAATAGATACACCTAGGCATACAAGTGAATGTGGGCAGTAAGTTACATAATCATACAGTTTAAATGTAGACAGAATAAAACAATTAGCCATTTGTGGGCACGTCCTGATAATGACTTTCCATGCACAGGATGCATCATCAGTAATGGCGCAAAGAGAGCCAGATAGTTAGGATATGCATCCTCTGAGCTTGATGTCTCCTCGAACTCCTTGCTGACGATGTCTTGAGGTGGTGCCTCATTGCCCCTCCTATGAGGGGTTGCAATACCAAGAGCCCCTTGTTGGCCGCGACGTCCTCCTATGAAAAAGAATTTATTTAACATATGTATAGCTAATTACAATCATTAAGTATCAGAAATGGAAATAATATTGTAAATACGGCACCTGTACATTATGTACATAATATTGCAGGAGGGGCGCGGTCGGCACGTGTACATGATGTGTACGTAATATTGCAGGAGGCGAGTCCTTTAAAGGGGCTCATCATCACTGCCCCTCGCCCACTCGTTAGCAGTCCATTTTCATATAAATATCCGGGTCAATTGACAAATGGCATTCCCAAATTCTCAGTGGCAAAGCATGTAATCGAAAATTCAGACATGAGTGCATATACAAACAGATAAACAAATGAGAGCGGGAAGGATCCATCAATCACAAGGCTAGCTCCCACACTGCCTGACAAAACCCCAACCGGAACCACAGCAAACTTGCCCTACAGTTCCCAATTCTTTGTTGTTGCGAACATGCACACCTTCTCTCTCGCCAGGGGATGAGACCAGGCACATCAACGTTCAGATGTGCCTACTAATTTTCCACACACAGAGATCacctctgcagcagcagcaacagccggGTATCGACAGGAATAGAGAGAAGGTATCGCAAGCAAGGTATATATTCATGATCCATCCATGTATCCATCAGGAACAACGAATCAGGACACCGCGACCGGCCAAACCCGACTCGGAAGCCACGTCAGGTACCACCGCACAGTCCCCAGCCCCTGCCACCACCGATGCCACAGTAATGCAACGGGAGAGCAATTGCGAGGCGCCACTGTACAGATGGGGACCTTAATCGACATCCGCTCAAGAGAATGGCCCGCGCACAGCCTTGATTCGGACCGGCCGTCTCAGAGCCTAACCAACTCAAATTCTAAAAAATCCgtgaaatggaaaaaaaaactaattggtTAGAATGGAGGAGTTACCTTCAAGGATCGATTTTCCTTCGTTTCTCCTTCGAATCGGGTGGAGGATGGAGTAGATCtaaaggaggagagggaggggcggcgccatggaggtTGGGTCGAGTGAGGAGTGGAGGAAAAAAGAatgagagaaaaaggaaaagaaggcTGACCGGGTAGATCTGTATtaggctgagtcgcgccacgccgcatGGCGTGCGCGTCAGGCTCACTGGTACGCGTGTGCCAAGGTGGCAGCTTGATCGCGTTGAAGCAGGGAGTCGCGCCACGGGACTTCGCACGACCAAAAAGCTAGTTTTTAGAAATTTAGATCTGGATGGGTcattattaaaatattatattaaaaaggattaaaataaaaaaaattctacagcgTTCCCAGGACCGAGTGACTGACGACACTGGTTGATCGACACGCTGCCCAAGGTGCCCAATGGATGCATGGCAACAACGACGCGTAACAGCATTTCCGGCCGGCCGATGCGACGCGCGATGCGTCATGTACGCGTACCGTACCGATAGTTCGGCCCCGCACGATGATCAGGCATCCGTAGCTTCTGTAACAGGAACTGCTTTGGagggtttgaaatttgaaatatCTATCCGAGCTGGTCAAATGGATCACACTAGTCACTACACAAAAAAAACCCTACcctaacccagcccaacccacgaCCAATAGGGTCAGTGCCGACCCGACCCTATACATAGGGTTGTGTCTGGGTCGAGACCTCGACCCAGAGTGCCGACCCTGACCCGACAAGACTAATAGGTCCGACCCGATTAATTTTGTTCCTAGTACAATTTGGCCCATTAATAACTCATACTCCCTCCTCCCAAACCCTAAGTCCCTAatccccatccatccatctgctcCACGCCTCCTCCCAGCCGCCACCGGCCACtctttttctctccctctcgtCACGCACTCTGCTCCTCCCGCCGGTCCGCCCCTTCACTCCCCCCAGCAACTAGCGAGAGAGCAGCATCCGACGGGCGCGAGCTGCATCGGCagggggcgcggcggaggacggcAGCTGGCCAGGGGCGCGGCACGGGTCGCCAGTGCGAGCAGCCGGCGCGAGGGGCGGCGGGCGCTGGCAGTCGGCACGGGGCGGTGCTGGCAGCCAAGATGCGCGGCGGAGGACGGGGGCCGGGGCGGGCGACGACCGACGGCAGCAAGCGCGCGGCAGAGGGCGGAGACCGCCAAGCCGGCGGCTGGAGTGGGCTCGGGTCGGCACGAGCACGCCATGCCAACCCGACACGATTGCCTGCCGATAGGGTCGTGTCTGGGTTTGAGGGGAGGCACGCAGTGCCGGCACAGCACGACTAAGGCCGGATAGGGTTAGGGTCGGGTCGGGCCGTGCCgcccatttggccatctataaTCCGACTGGCCATCTATAATCCGACCCGACCGGTGGTTCTTGGAGCGGAGGATGCTTTGATGACGAGGAGGGGACTAAGGGCTAGTTTGGGATCACAGGGCTAATCAGCCCCGGGACGGACACCCCCACGGGGAGAAATAAATATTTCCCGACCCCCCGTCTCCACCGTTGGGAATTGGGAGCCATTTCCCGTCGCTGTTTGGAAGGACACCCCCATGGGGAAAAATAAATATTTCTGACGCAGGGATTGTTTTGTCCAGATTTTGCAAACTGTCCAGAATATATGTTTCAACCTACATAAACCCCCTACATAAAAATGAAATTATAGAAAACTACAACACGGATCAATATATTTAATTCGGAACTGACTACTGCAAAATGCAACACAGATCAACACGGATCAATTATGTCCAGAATGATTCATGTCAGTACGGTGAATTGTAACAGTTTACGAATGTGATCTCTGTGTGTTTCGAGGATCAAGGCATGGCACCCTTTGTCCAAAAGTGATCTCTGTGTTTCAAGGATCAACGTGTGGCACccagggtttacaaaaccggtggagacggtccggtttgaccggttaccggtcaaaccggtccggttccggtttgggccggtaccaaaccggcccaaattcaaaattcaaatttgaattcaaaaaatggaaaactcccaaaaaatacttcaaggtgtgacgaatctaatgatgtcaaattttctcaaaattcgttcgtttaacatgcttttcgggcatttaaagttaaacaaaaaaaatgagacgacccattaaggcccacttggtaaaccggccggtataccgttccAAACCAGTGACAcctgcgattttaaatttggatttgaattcaaaccggtcaaacaagccggtaaaccggtctaaccggccggtataccggtccgaaccggttgaactgagtttttttaattcaaatttgaattcgaccggtaccgaccggtttccggccaaactggaccggtataccggtaccggacccccgcggtttggccggtccggtcggtaaATGAAACCCTGGTGGCACCCTTCTATCCTCGCTCTTTGTTCTTCTCAACAGTCACTAATTCTGTCAGATAAACAAAAAAATAGCATTATGATCAGTGCTAATCAAACAAACAGGAACAATCAAATAGAAACATTTGAGCAGTTTGCCTTGCAACCATTTTATTCAAGATGGTGACGGAAGGTGACAAAAAAATTTAGTTGAAATGTCTTAGTAAAATATATTATCATATTATTCTGCAAACAGGAGCAGAGAATACTAGAAGCTTGGAAAGGCTCTGTTTTATTCTGGTTCTAAGACCATCAAGCAAGATACAAGTACTAAATGAAAGGTTAACCATGCAAGCTACAATTTCTGAACTCAAGAGCAGAGAACTCAAGCTACAATCTCAGAAATTATATGTATAAAAAATGTATAAAAGGTCAATCATGCAATGTGTAGTGTACATCAAAATTAATATTCTTGATTCTAAAATAGCATGGGATAACACAAAACTAAAATTCTGAACTCAAGAGCTCCCAAAGGGTAGTTGCTGATTCATTTCAGTTTCAGATAATGACATCTATAGCGCCACTAGTAGTTGCTGCAGAACATGAAGCAAAGAAAAATGGCTACATTTTATAACTAGCACAAGACAGCAGCATATAAAAAAAACTGATGAGCTAATCAGACTGATGAGCTGAACTAGGTCAGATAAAAATGCCTATGAGGCCAGCACATTAGCAATATGCAGACAAAATGATCCATTTTCTATATAAAATCGATAGCGTATTTAACTCCACTGTCTATGGGGTGGGCAAACCTCTGGACCTCTCCACTTTGTGATCTGCAGAAATGATTTTCTAAAGAA
This portion of the Panicum virgatum strain AP13 chromosome 2N, P.virgatum_v5, whole genome shotgun sequence genome encodes:
- the LOC120660759 gene encoding uncharacterized protein LOC120660759; translation: MELLDMVPADAIALRLYSLPAAAAAAASLYYAWLVAALAAAVGLWRIRAVGAGVRRASAVVVGEKLQVPQAAHPSPAVDEPQPASRSEPEPSTPSKVRFTAYYGVSGGDDGGVVDGVWKCADEDEDDDEGVDGEVEAVLRRTSSAPERRRAATALAVPPWEEREMAVRRRGDLGWYRHLDMAALDGSVVRLWDGELTASPRARRRRAGLELQLSF